A part of Oncorhynchus gorbuscha isolate QuinsamMale2020 ecotype Even-year linkage group LG09, OgorEven_v1.0, whole genome shotgun sequence genomic DNA contains:
- the ccdc127b gene encoding coiled-coil domain-containing protein 127b: MNNLNDPQEWNIRPEQRGGGGGSDGNKWNYALLVPMIGLAAFRWIWSRESQREVLEVKEKFDKSMQAICDDMELKYKDTLRENRRETVHLELELEKEKNRVQGYRQAIASQGQQLMEERRRLSQEREALTDEKSRLLQAGGAGVLLHTALERESEWHRGAIAALREVEEGLAERQGAFCSILVPREKRLEMEKDLLVRAGRERALAQLDMEAGLKDIFKNDRNCAQYLNTDKRKNGSLMWIYLRYWQLQVTLQKHRRAEATLLGTQSSNL; this comes from the exons ATGAACAACCTGAATGACCCCCAGGAATGGAACATCAGGCCAGAGCAGAGggggggtggtggtggcagcGATGGGAACAAGTGGAACTATGCCCTACTGGTGCCCATGATCGGTCTCGCTGCCTTTC GGTGGATATGGTCCAGAGAGTCACAGAGGGAAGTGTTGGAGGTGAAAGAAAAGTTTGACAAGAGCATGCAGGCCATCTGTGATGACATGGAGCTGAAGTACAAGGACACGCTGAGAGAGAACCGACGGGAGACGGTCCACCTGGAGCTGGaactggagaaggagaagaaccGCGTGCAGGGCTACCGCCAGGCCATAGCCTCCCAGGGCCAACAGCTGATGGAGGAACGCAGGAGGCTTAGCCAGGAGCGGGAGGCCCTGACTGACGAGAAGAGCCGACTGCTGCAGGCTGGCGGAGCTGGGGTCCTCCTCCACACGGCtctggagagggagagtgagtggcaCCGGGGAGCCATAGCTGCtctgagggaggtggaggagggtctGGCGGAGAGGCAGGGGGCCTTCTGCAGCATCCTGGTGCCCCGGGAGAAGAGGCTGGAAATGGAGAAGGACTTGCTGGTCAGAGCTGGCAGAGAACGGGCTCTCGCCCAGCTGGATATGGAGGCCGGCCTCAAGGACATCTTTAAAAATGACCGCAACTGTGCACAGTACCTGAACACTGACAAGCGCAAGAACGGTAGTCTGATGTGGATCTACCTCAGATACTGGCAGCTGCAggtcacactacagaaacacaggAGAGCAGAGGCCACGTTGTTGGGAACACAGTCTAGCAATCTATGA